The Hemicordylus capensis ecotype Gifberg chromosome 6, rHemCap1.1.pri, whole genome shotgun sequence genome window below encodes:
- the LOC128331038 gene encoding vomeronasal type-2 receptor 26-like, producing MTHPFQVPHKNIQRGDLIIGLITSQFNCIFDEIYFHEYPKMKFFGELIVMPKNYQHALSFLFAVKEINQNPTILPNTSLGFHIYDSYFNSRTTFQNTLNLLSSWERIVPNFKCDKQKNMMTVIGGLDSEISLQMATVLDLYKIPQIAYCVFSPVMSVETQLPSFYRIMPREEFQYVGFVQLLLQFQWTWVGIITGEDDEGEKFLRILNQMFSQYRICTALIAKIPNLSYNLDLLGFLRHTKIASISLTTSKVKVFVLNANLQTVACLKWLIYIYTMLEDITQTSMGKVWIMTAHWDFSSQTFHRDFDIHIFHGALSFAVPSNEVLGFTKFLQSLNPKLPKGDGFIRDFWEQAFNCLFSYSNEDMGSIYTCTGHEKLDSLPGTLFEMGMTGQSYSVYSAVHVIAHTLHKMYTSRPKHRGIVEGGRQEPPSLQPWQLHFFLRSISFNNTAGNTVYFDENGELTTGYDIVNWITFSNQSFSRVKVGRMDPQALPGSEVIVDKEAITWHRMFNQVLPLALCNDYCSPGNSKKRKEGEPFCCYDCVPCPDGKISDQKDMNDCFKCPEDQYPDKNQDQCIPKIVNFLSFSETLGITIVCLALFLSLITALVLGTFIRNQNTPIVKANNRELSYSLLISLLLCFLCSLLFIGWPQTMTCCLRQTAFGIIFSVAVSCIMAKTITVILAFMATKPGTRMKKWVGKRLASSLILGCSLIQASICAMWLCIAPPFPDVDMHSLAEEIIVGCNEGSVTMFYCVLGYLGLLAAVSFTVAFLARKLPGSFNEAKFITFSMLLFCSVWLSFVPSYLSTKGKYMVAVEIFSILVSSAGLLGFNFFSKCYIIILRPGLNSKDQLIRRA from the exons ATGACTCATCCCTTCCAGGTTCCACACAAGAATATTCAGAGAGGGGACCTTATCATTGGACTGATTACTTCTCAGTTTAACTGCATATTTGATGAAATATATTTCCATGAATACCCCAAAATGAAGTTTTTCGGTGAACTTAT TGTTATGCCAAAGAATTACCAGCATGCCTTATCCTTTCTATTTGCTGTGAAGGAGATAAATCAGAACCCTACGATTTTACCAAATACCAGCCTAGGTTTTCACATCTATGACAGTTATTTCAATTCAAGGACAACATTTCAGAATACACTAAaccttctttccagttgggaAAGGATTGTCCCCAACTTCAAGTGTGACAAGCAAAAGAATATGATGACTGTCATTGGAGGCCTTGACTCTGAGATCTCACTCCAAATGGCTACTGTCTTAGACCTCTACAAGATCCCACAG ATTGCCTATTGTGTATTTTCTCCAGTGATGAGTGTTGAAACCCAGCTCCCCTCCTTCTACCGAATAATGCCCAGGGAAGAATTTCAATACGTAGGGTTTGttcaacttcttttgcaattccAGTGGACATGGGTTGGAATCATCACAGGAGAAGATGATGAAGGAGAAAAGTTTTTACGGATCCTAAATCAAATGTTCTCCCAATATAGGATTTGTACAGCCCTTATTGCAAAAATACCAAACCTGTCCTACAATTTAGACTTGTTGGGATTTTTGAGACATACAAAAATTGCATCCATTTCACTAACCACCTCCAAAGTCAAAGTATTTGTTCTGAACGCTAACCTTCAAACTGTAGCATGTTTGAAGTGGCTGATATACATTTATACCATGTTGGAAGACATAACACAGACATCTATGGGCAAGGTGTGGATTATGACAGCACACTGGGATTTCTCATCACAGACATTTCACAGGGATTTTGATATTCACATCTTTCATGGTGCTTTGTCTTTTGCAGTTCCCTCAAATGAAGTGCTGGGCTTTACAAAATTTCTTCAGAGTTTAAACCCCAAGCTCCCCAAAGGAGATGGTTTTATCAGGGACTTCTGGGAACAGGCATTCAACTGCTTATTTTCTTATTCAAATGAGGACATGGGGAGTATTTACACTtgcactggtcatgagaagctgGACAGCCTTCCTGGGACTCTGTTTGAAATGGGCATGACTGGCCAAAGCTACAGCGTATACAGTGCAGTCCATGTCATCGCACATACTTTGCATAAGATGTACACATCCAGGCCAAAACACAGAGGAATTGTTGAAGGAGGTAGACAGGAACCTCCAAGTCTGCAACCATGGCAG CTTCACTTTTTCCTGAGGAGCATCTCATTTAACAACACTGCTGGGAAcacggtgtattttgatgaaaatgGTGAATTAACAACTGGATATGATATTGTCAACTGGATTACTTTCTCAAACCAATCCTTCTCAAGAGTCAAAGTAGGCAGGATGGATCCACAGGCTTTACCAGGCAGCGAGGTGATAGTTGACAAGGAAGCTATCACATGGCATAGGATGTTTAATCAG GTGCTTCCTCTCGCTTTGTGTAATGACTACTGCTCTCCAGGTAACAGCAaaaaaaggaaggagggggagccattttgttgctatGATTGTGTTCCATGTCCAGATGGAAAGATTTCTGATCAAAAGG ACATGAACGATTGTTTCAAATGCCCAGAAGATCAGTATCCAGACAAGAACCAAGATCAATGCATTCCCAAGATTGTAAACTTCCTCTCTTTCTCAGAAACTTTGGGGATAACTATAGTTTGCTtggctctttttctttctctgattACAGCTTTGGTGCTAGGAACTTTCATCAGGAACCAGAACACacccattgtcaaagccaacaatcGGGAGCTCAGCTATTCTCTGCTCATCTCCCTGTTGCTGTGCTTCCTTTGTTCCTTATTATTCATTGGCTGGCCTCAGACAATGACCTGCTGTTTACGACAAActgcttttggcatcatcttctcagtggctgtttcttGCATAATGGCAAAAACCATCACTGTGATTCtggctttcatggccaccaagccagggaCAAGGATGAAGAAATGGGTAGGGAAAAGACTGGCATCTTCTCTTATCCTTGGTTGCTCCCTTATTCAAGCCAGCATTTGTGCTATGTGGCTATGTATTGCTCCTCCATTTCCAGATGTGGACATGCACTCTCTGGCTGAAGAAATCATAGTGGGATGCAATGAAGGATCAGTCACTATGTTTTACTGTGTCCTGGGATACTTAGGATTGCTGGCTGCTGTTAGCTTCACTgtggctttcctagccaggaaaCTGCCAGGTagtttcaatgaagccaagttcatcactttcagcatgttgctgttttgcagtgtttggttATCCTTTGTACCATCTTACCTGAGCACTAAGGGGAAATatatggtggctgtggagatttTCTCCATTTTGGTCTCTAGTGCTGGGCTACTAGGTTTTAACTTTTTCTCCAAATGCTACATAATTATTTTGAGGCCTGGGCTGAATAGCAAGGACCAATTAATTAGGAGAGCGTAG